A genomic stretch from Cryomorphaceae bacterium 1068 includes:
- the gltX gene encoding glutamate--tRNA ligase, whose translation MKVRVRFAPSPTGPLHMGGVRTALYNYLFAKKNGGSFILRIEDTDQNRYVAGAENYIKEALAWCGMTPDEGPGFGGDFGPYRQSERKAMYREYADQLLKSGNAYYAFDTPDELDAMRERLKKAKVASPQYNAITRESMRNSLTLSEEDVAKLLEEGHPYVIRFKMPRKEDVRVNDLIRGWVVVNTTQLDDKVLFKSDGMPTYHLANIVDDHKMEITHVIRGEEWLPSAPLHVLLYDAFGWEAPQFAHLPLLLRPDGNGKLSKRDGDRLGFPVFPLKWTDPKTGEKASGYKQNGYFSESFVNMLAMLGWNPGTPQEIFSMNELIEAFSLERVGKAGAKFDPNKTKWFNQQYLRAKSDEELGELIAPLAKEKGYDVDLKYLSEVSRLMKERASFLPEIVENGSYLFEAPAEYDEKTARKKWKEDTPEVMANLMADFSAISDWNAENCEAAFKNYLEKTELGMGRVLPNLRLAITGQGMGPSMFDIMALLGKEECLNRIKKGISELGSAAN comes from the coding sequence ATGAAAGTTCGCGTTCGATTTGCGCCTAGCCCTACCGGCCCATTACACATGGGGGGTGTTCGCACGGCCTTGTACAATTATCTTTTCGCCAAGAAAAATGGTGGAAGCTTTATTCTTCGAATTGAAGACACAGACCAAAACCGATACGTTGCAGGTGCTGAAAACTATATCAAAGAAGCCTTGGCTTGGTGCGGGATGACTCCCGATGAAGGTCCTGGATTTGGTGGTGATTTTGGCCCTTATCGTCAGAGTGAGCGAAAAGCCATGTATCGCGAATACGCAGACCAATTGTTAAAATCAGGCAATGCATATTATGCTTTTGATACGCCTGATGAGTTGGATGCAATGCGCGAAAGGCTGAAAAAAGCGAAAGTCGCTTCTCCTCAATACAATGCCATTACCAGAGAATCGATGCGCAACTCTCTCACCTTGAGTGAGGAAGACGTGGCGAAGCTTTTGGAAGAAGGACATCCGTATGTAATTCGGTTCAAGATGCCGCGAAAAGAAGATGTGCGCGTCAACGACCTTATTCGTGGATGGGTGGTAGTAAATACCACACAACTGGATGACAAAGTGCTTTTCAAGAGTGATGGAATGCCTACATATCATTTGGCCAACATTGTGGATGACCATAAGATGGAAATTACACACGTGATTCGTGGTGAAGAGTGGCTTCCTTCGGCTCCGCTTCATGTGTTACTATATGATGCATTTGGTTGGGAAGCACCGCAGTTTGCCCACTTACCGTTGCTTTTACGACCTGATGGAAATGGAAAACTCAGCAAACGCGATGGGGATCGATTAGGATTCCCGGTCTTTCCACTGAAGTGGACTGATCCCAAAACGGGTGAGAAGGCGAGCGGGTACAAACAAAATGGATACTTCTCAGAGTCATTTGTGAATATGCTTGCGATGCTTGGTTGGAATCCGGGGACCCCTCAAGAAATTTTCTCCATGAACGAATTGATCGAAGCCTTCAGCTTAGAACGAGTGGGAAAAGCAGGAGCCAAATTTGATCCAAACAAAACGAAATGGTTCAATCAGCAATACCTACGGGCGAAAAGCGACGAGGAGCTTGGTGAGTTAATAGCGCCACTGGCGAAAGAGAAGGGATACGATGTGGACCTGAAATATCTCTCGGAAGTGAGTCGATTGATGAAGGAGAGAGCCTCTTTTTTACCGGAAATAGTAGAAAATGGAAGCTATCTTTTTGAAGCCCCAGCTGAATATGACGAGAAAACGGCTAGAAAAAAGTGGAAAGAGGATACACCTGAAGTGATGGCGAATTTGATGGCAGATTTCAGTGCTATTAGCGACTGGAACGCTGAAAATTGCGAGGCTGCTTTTAAAAATTACTTGGAAAAAACTGAACTAGGAATGGGACGTGTGTTGCCAAACCTTCGTTTAGCGATTACAGGGCAAGGAATGGGCCCATCCATGTTTGACATTATGGCGCTTTTGGGAAAAGAGGAGTGTTTGAACCGAATCAAAAAAGGAATCAGTGAGTTGGGATCTGCAGCGAATTGA
- the folB gene encoding dihydroneopterin aldolase has protein sequence MSWDLQRIEVREIKVYGYHGCLAEEERIGGNYIVDLFVDADVSGSFETDHLVDTVDYVLLNRIVKEEMAVRSKLIEQVAHRIHTRIKESDSRIKKAGVCVRKIAPPINGDVAEVTFRIEG, from the coding sequence GTGAGTTGGGATCTGCAGCGAATTGAGGTTCGTGAAATAAAAGTGTACGGATACCACGGCTGCTTGGCTGAGGAAGAAAGAATAGGGGGGAACTACATTGTCGATCTCTTTGTTGATGCCGATGTATCCGGTTCTTTCGAAACTGATCATTTGGTTGATACGGTTGATTACGTTCTTTTGAATCGAATTGTGAAAGAGGAGATGGCTGTTCGCTCAAAGTTGATTGAGCAGGTAGCTCACCGCATTCACACCAGAATAAAGGAATCGGATTCCAGGATAAAAAAAGCGGGGGTATGCGTCCGTAAAATTGCCCCGCCAATCAACGGAGATGTGGCGGAAGTTACCTTCCGAATAGAAGGTTGA
- a CDS encoding class I SAM-dependent methyltransferase translates to MTSDYELIDFGNGRKLERFGAIILDRPEIQATGSPVLNSSQWQELASAKFAETTKTKGKWIKQGSVPDSWEFSFKNGKKSWKALLGLSPFKHIGLFPEQAEHWKYLMNSIIPGNRVLNLFGYTGAASLCAASAGGNVFHVDSSKSIVNKAAENAGASDIGGIHWVVEDALAFAKKEVKRGNKYDFIIMDPPVYGRGKKGEHWKLEDLLPDLVNTASMLLSRKGILILNTYSPKIEIDDMVKLVSDSKLRVIRKGWLSVSTRTRKLNLSRFVMCASA, encoded by the coding sequence ATGACTTCAGACTACGAATTAATCGATTTTGGAAACGGCCGAAAACTCGAGCGTTTTGGCGCCATAATTCTGGATAGGCCGGAAATCCAAGCTACGGGTTCGCCTGTCCTAAATTCAAGTCAATGGCAAGAGTTGGCTTCCGCCAAATTCGCAGAGACCACAAAAACAAAAGGGAAATGGATAAAGCAAGGCTCCGTTCCCGATTCTTGGGAGTTCTCATTTAAGAATGGAAAAAAATCATGGAAGGCCTTGTTGGGATTAAGCCCCTTCAAGCACATTGGTTTATTTCCAGAACAGGCGGAGCATTGGAAGTATTTAATGAACAGTATAATACCCGGAAATCGCGTGTTGAATCTCTTTGGTTATACGGGAGCCGCCAGTCTATGCGCTGCTTCAGCCGGTGGCAACGTATTTCACGTAGACTCTTCCAAGTCAATCGTCAACAAAGCGGCTGAAAATGCCGGTGCGAGCGATATCGGTGGAATTCATTGGGTAGTTGAAGATGCGCTGGCTTTCGCCAAAAAAGAAGTGAAACGCGGAAACAAATACGACTTTATCATCATGGACCCTCCCGTTTATGGAAGAGGTAAAAAAGGGGAGCATTGGAAGCTGGAAGATTTATTGCCTGATTTGGTAAATACTGCTTCGATGCTTCTTTCGAGAAAAGGAATTTTGATTCTGAATACCTACTCACCAAAAATCGAAATTGACGATATGGTTAAACTTGTGAGTGATTCTAAATTAAGGGTAATTAGGAAAGGGTGGCTTTCCGTTTCAACACGAACACGAAAGCTCAATCTTAGCCGTTTTGTGATGTGCGCTTCTGCTTAA